A genomic region of Chryseobacterium sp. KACC 21268 contains the following coding sequences:
- a CDS encoding chloride channel protein — MKRLLLYIRKVLKRSFDNIHNERLKENLLQAVPFWIGSIITGIIAVLYAQIFAFGEHTLNKILNWNLWMIFIITPIGFVLSWWLVKKYAPFAKGSGIPQVMAAVELANPKDNHLIYKLLSLRIIIIKILSSFVLVSSGGAIGREGPTIQIAGSVFRKVYELLPDWWPKISKKNMILTGAAAGLSAAFNTPLGGIVFAVEELSKTHINYFKTALFTAVIIAGLTAQSFAGSYLYLGYPKTSDVTLWIMFPIVFTSGICGILSSQLSVAMLKINRLKKKLKTDFSNVVFLVICGLIVATIAYFINRDILGSGKDIIERVLFTENKTEAWYVPILRMLGPALAFTSGGAGGIFAPALSTGASIGSVFANIMNLTDNETNVLILAGMVAFLTGITRAPFTSAILVLEMTDRHSLIFHLMLAGMMSSIFSVLVSRHSLYEVLKVNFINDIKSEK, encoded by the coding sequence ATGAAAAGATTATTACTGTACATCAGGAAAGTTCTCAAGAGATCTTTTGATAACATTCATAATGAAAGGCTGAAGGAAAACCTTCTGCAGGCTGTTCCATTTTGGATTGGCTCTATCATTACGGGAATCATTGCAGTTTTGTACGCTCAGATATTTGCTTTTGGCGAGCACACACTCAATAAGATATTGAATTGGAATCTTTGGATGATCTTCATTATCACGCCTATTGGTTTCGTGCTTTCCTGGTGGCTGGTAAAGAAATATGCGCCGTTTGCAAAGGGAAGCGGAATTCCGCAGGTAATGGCCGCCGTAGAACTTGCCAATCCAAAAGACAATCATTTGATCTATAAATTATTGAGTCTAAGGATCATCATTATAAAAATTCTTTCCAGTTTCGTTTTGGTTTCTAGCGGAGGCGCAATTGGACGTGAAGGACCGACCATTCAGATCGCTGGTTCTGTGTTCCGAAAAGTTTATGAGCTCCTACCCGACTGGTGGCCAAAAATTTCTAAGAAAAATATGATTTTGACCGGTGCGGCAGCTGGACTTTCCGCCGCTTTCAACACACCACTTGGAGGAATTGTTTTTGCGGTGGAAGAATTGTCGAAGACGCACATCAATTATTTCAAAACTGCCTTGTTCACGGCGGTTATCATTGCTGGACTTACAGCGCAATCTTTTGCTGGTTCTTATTTATATCTTGGCTATCCAAAAACGAGCGATGTGACTTTGTGGATTATGTTCCCGATTGTTTTCACTTCTGGCATTTGTGGAATACTGAGCAGTCAGCTTTCTGTGGCAATGTTGAAAATCAATCGATTAAAAAAGAAATTAAAAACCGATTTTTCCAATGTCGTATTTCTTGTAATCTGCGGACTCATCGTTGCTACAATTGCCTATTTCATCAATAGAGATATTCTTGGTTCTGGAAAAGACATTATAGAGAGGGTTCTGTTTACAGAAAATAAAACGGAAGCTTGGTACGTTCCAATTCTCAGAATGTTGGGTCCGGCTTTGGCTTTTACATCTGGTGGCGCAGGTGGAATTTTTGCACCGGCGCTTTCTACTGGCGCATCTATTGGAAGTGTTTTTGCGAACATTATGAATCTTACGGATAATGAAACGAATGTTTTGATCTTGGCAGGAATGGTCGCTTTTCTCACAGGAATTACACGAGCGCCTTTTACATCAGCGATTTTGGTTTTGGAAATGACGGACCGACATTCTTTGATATTTCACTTGATGTTAGCCGGGATGATGTCGTCAATTTTTTCTGTTCTAGTGAGCCGTCATTCTTTGTACGAGGTGCTTAAAGTCAATTTTATTAATGATATTAAAAGTGAAAAATAG
- the folP gene encoding dihydropteroate synthase, with translation MNFSVTNSQNDNPFSINCNGRLVDLSKPKLMGILNLTPDSFSDGGKFNSEKNALIQAENLLKNGASIIDIGAQSTRPNAEYLKADEEIRRIGNVISLIKKEFPESLISLDTFYADVVKFGFDEGIDLVNDISAGQFDSELLNVVSQTGLPYILMHINPSYESMHEKIKFDDIILSINRFFSEKLLELNQKGIKDIILDPGFGFGKTVDDQYKMIDEFEYIGFGKYPILAGISKKSFIYKPLGKQANEVEKETLDLHLKLIEKGAKIIRLHNPETLKL, from the coding sequence ATGAACTTTTCTGTTACCAATTCCCAAAACGATAATCCTTTTTCAATCAATTGCAATGGCAGATTGGTTGATTTGTCGAAGCCAAAATTAATGGGAATTTTGAACCTCACGCCCGATTCTTTTTCGGATGGCGGGAAATTTAATTCTGAAAAAAATGCGCTGATACAAGCAGAAAACCTCCTGAAAAACGGCGCAAGCATCATCGATATTGGCGCACAGTCTACGCGACCAAATGCAGAATATTTGAAGGCTGATGAGGAAATCCGAAGAATTGGAAATGTGATTTCATTAATCAAAAAAGAATTTCCGGAAAGTTTGATTTCGCTGGACACGTTTTATGCTGACGTTGTGAAATTTGGTTTTGATGAAGGAATCGATTTGGTGAATGACATTTCGGCTGGACAATTTGATTCTGAACTTCTGAATGTGGTTTCGCAAACGGGTTTACCTTATATATTGATGCACATCAATCCGAGTTACGAATCGATGCACGAGAAAATTAAGTTTGATGATATCATTTTGTCAATCAATCGATTTTTCTCAGAGAAATTATTAGAATTAAATCAAAAAGGAATCAAAGACATCATCCTCGACCCAGGTTTCGGATTTGGAAAAACGGTTGACGACCAATACAAAATGATTGATGAATTTGAATACATCGGTTTTGGAAAATATCCTATTCTTGCAGGAATCTCGAAGAAGTCATTTATCTACAAACCATTGGGGAAACAAGCCAATGAAGTTGAAAAAGAAACTTTAGATCTACATTTGAAATTAATAGAAAAAGGCGCGAAGATCATCCGCCTGCACAATCCAGAAACTTTGAAGCTCTGA
- a CDS encoding DUF2891 domain-containing protein, with the protein MKTAISLSLMSSLFVNAQQKSELTAEMANKLASMPLKCINLEYPNKTAHVINSEKDAVLTPKELHPSFYGCFDWHSSVHGHWMLVRLLRTEQNLENRDQIISILEASFSSEKIKEEAKYFTKYQVAQNFERTYGWAWILKLDEELAKWNHPKAKFWHQNLKPLTDEILRLWKAYLPKQTYPNRTGVHPNTAFAMCFAIDWARQTGDKIFEKELSDKAKIFYLNNTKTPAYLEPDGSDFFSPSLEIAELMSRIMPQKEFEKWLSNFYEKRSLENIEQIPIISDLNDYQTVHLVGLSFSKAWAMKNIANGLPEGNKLRKKFEITREKFIENSLPIIFQGNYGGDQLVGEFCGLCDDQLEKRFYH; encoded by the coding sequence ATGAAAACAGCCATTTCACTTTCTCTAATGTCTTCACTTTTTGTCAACGCTCAACAAAAATCGGAACTGACGGCAGAAATGGCAAACAAACTGGCATCAATGCCTCTGAAATGCATCAACCTAGAATATCCAAATAAAACCGCGCACGTCATCAATTCTGAAAAAGATGCAGTCCTGACGCCGAAAGAATTGCACCCGAGTTTTTACGGCTGTTTCGATTGGCACAGCTCTGTTCACGGACATTGGATGTTGGTGAGATTATTAAGGACTGAACAAAATTTGGAAAACAGAGACCAAATCATCTCTATTTTAGAAGCCTCATTTTCATCAGAAAAAATTAAAGAAGAAGCAAAATATTTTACAAAATATCAAGTCGCACAGAATTTTGAAAGAACTTACGGCTGGGCTTGGATTCTCAAACTGGATGAAGAATTGGCAAAATGGAATCATCCGAAAGCTAAATTCTGGCATCAGAATTTGAAACCTTTGACAGATGAAATCCTGAGACTTTGGAAAGCTTATTTACCAAAACAAACCTACCCAAACAGAACTGGTGTTCATCCAAACACCGCATTTGCAATGTGTTTCGCCATCGATTGGGCGAGACAGACGGGTGATAAAATCTTCGAGAAAGAATTGTCTGACAAAGCCAAAATTTTCTATTTGAACAACACAAAAACGCCGGCTTATTTGGAGCCTGACGGAAGTGATTTCTTCTCGCCAAGTCTGGAAATTGCAGAATTGATGAGCAGAATTATGCCACAAAAAGAATTTGAAAAATGGCTGAGTAATTTCTACGAAAAAAGGAGTTTGGAAAATATCGAACAAATTCCCATCATCAGTGATTTGAACGATTATCAAACCGTTCATCTGGTTGGATTATCGTTTTCGAAAGCTTGGGCAATGAAAAATATTGCGAATGGTTTACCAGAAGGAAATAAACTTAGAAAAAAATTTGAAATTACGCGGGAGAAATTCATCGAGAATTCGCTTCCGATTATTTTTCAAGGAAATTATGGTGGCGACCAATTGGTTGGCGAGTTTTGCGGTTTATGCGATGACCAATTAGAAAAACGATTTTATCATTAA
- a CDS encoding DUF1599 domain-containing protein codes for MHNTSAQFDDVITVCRDLFQKKMKDYGTSWRVLRPSSITDQIYIKVNRIRTLQMTDVKMVDESEEDEFIAIINYSIIGLVQLEKGFSDELNANPEETMALYNSYAQKAKDLMERKNHDYGEAWREMRISSITDLIYQKVLRTKQIEDNNGATLVSEGLDANYFDMLNYAVFCLIKMEVGSQKRED; via the coding sequence ATGCACAATACATCCGCCCAGTTTGACGACGTTATCACGGTTTGCAGGGACTTATTTCAGAAAAAAATGAAGGATTATGGAACCTCGTGGCGCGTTCTTCGCCCAAGTTCTATTACCGACCAAATCTACATCAAAGTCAATAGAATCCGTACTTTGCAGATGACCGATGTGAAAATGGTGGACGAAAGTGAGGAAGACGAATTCATCGCCATCATCAATTATTCCATCATCGGATTAGTTCAATTAGAAAAAGGTTTTTCTGATGAACTGAATGCCAATCCAGAAGAAACGATGGCACTTTACAATTCCTACGCTCAAAAAGCAAAGGACTTGATGGAGCGCAAAAACCACGATTACGGCGAAGCTTGGCGCGAAATGAGAATCTCATCCATCACCGATTTGATTTATCAAAAAGTCCTCAGAACCAAACAAATTGAGGACAACAACGGCGCAACTTTGGTGTCCGAAGGTTTGGATGCGAACTACTTTGATATGCTCAACTACGCAGTATTTTGTTTAATAAAGATGGAAGTGGGAAGTCAGAAGAGGGAAGATTAA
- a CDS encoding four helix bundle protein, whose amino-acid sequence MSFKFEKLIIWQKSMDFGETIFQISKDFPKDEMFNLVSQIRRAVDSIALNISEGSILQSNPEFKRFLGFSIRSLAEVVTCLYKAKNRNYISEKKIQRIV is encoded by the coding sequence ATGAGTTTTAAATTTGAAAAATTAATTATTTGGCAAAAATCAATGGATTTTGGAGAAACAATATTTCAAATTTCCAAAGATTTTCCAAAAGATGAAATGTTCAATTTGGTTTCTCAAATTAGAAGAGCGGTAGATTCTATTGCACTGAATATTTCTGAGGGCTCAATTTTACAATCCAATCCTGAGTTTAAAAGATTTTTAGGTTTTTCGATTCGGTCTTTGGCAGAAGTCGTAACGTGTTTATATAAAGCAAAAAATAGGAATTATATTTCAGAAAAAAAAATTCAAAGAATTGTATAA
- a CDS encoding DoxX family protein: protein MKAVLRYIVALIFIASGFVKAVDLKGFSFKLEEYFSPIVFDLPFLEKYALVFSIIVVLLELVLGFMLLMKIKLKETIYALIALCVFFGFLTFYSAYFNVVTDCGCFGDALKFTPWQSFWKDITLLVLLIILAVLYRKREEDEVVRFGKLPLLGVFVLVMFFVMYRGLFHEPMIDFRAYAIGTDLASEKDKINKNPSEYKTFYSLKNSKTNEVKKVDQDEYINKEYWKDTTWQIEEGKTSSEIVKKGYESEISKFKIEDTNGNNITDEILKEPKVIIIFTYKPKEADAELVKKTETKALSEKAEVIGVSTQPDFYKQVPNYMMDEIAIKTIARSNPFILILEKGKVVEKLGAKDYLD, encoded by the coding sequence ATGAAAGCAGTTTTACGCTACATTGTCGCACTCATATTCATCGCTTCCGGATTTGTGAAAGCGGTTGACCTCAAAGGATTTTCTTTTAAGTTAGAAGAATATTTTTCGCCCATCGTTTTTGACTTGCCATTTTTGGAGAAATATGCTTTGGTATTTTCAATCATCGTGGTTTTGCTGGAGCTGGTTTTAGGCTTTATGTTATTAATGAAAATCAAGCTTAAAGAAACCATTTATGCCTTGATTGCACTTTGCGTTTTCTTTGGATTTTTGACATTCTATTCTGCTTATTTTAATGTCGTTACAGATTGTGGATGTTTCGGAGACGCTTTGAAATTCACGCCTTGGCAATCGTTTTGGAAAGATATTACGCTATTGGTTTTATTAATAATCTTGGCAGTTTTATATAGAAAAAGAGAAGAAGATGAAGTCGTGAGATTTGGAAAATTACCGTTGTTGGGCGTTTTCGTTTTGGTAATGTTTTTCGTGATGTACCGCGGACTTTTCCACGAACCGATGATTGATTTCCGAGCTTATGCAATTGGGACGGATTTGGCTTCGGAGAAAGATAAAATCAATAAAAATCCTTCGGAATATAAGACTTTTTATTCATTGAAAAATTCAAAAACCAACGAGGTCAAAAAAGTAGACCAAGACGAATACATCAATAAGGAATATTGGAAAGATACGACTTGGCAAATCGAGGAAGGAAAAACATCTTCCGAAATCGTGAAAAAAGGCTACGAATCCGAAATCTCGAAATTTAAAATCGAGGACACAAACGGAAACAACATCACAGACGAAATCCTGAAAGAGCCAAAAGTAATCATCATTTTCACTTACAAACCTAAAGAAGCCGACGCAGAATTGGTCAAAAAAACTGAAACTAAGGCTTTATCAGAAAAAGCAGAAGTAATCGGCGTAAGCACGCAACCTGATTTTTACAAGCAAGTTCCAAACTATATGATGGACGAGATTGCTATCAAAACCATCGCCAGAAGCAATCCTTTCATCTTGATTTTGGAGAAGGGAAAAGTGGTTGAAAAATTGGGCGCAAAAGATTATTTGGATTAA
- a CDS encoding TerB family tellurite resistance protein, with product MRKSNKPIAGYHLLMILSAVDGIIKPEEGLKVQEYMTEEFPFRLNLDDELEIIAQLTSDQWQDHFEFHAKCFEEDSTEQERKDFIQFAKSLIKADNKVSDDEHKFYILLKNLWNLK from the coding sequence ATGAGAAAATCAAACAAACCAATCGCTGGCTATCACTTACTGATGATTTTGTCCGCAGTCGATGGAATCATAAAACCGGAAGAAGGGCTCAAAGTTCAGGAATATATGACCGAGGAATTTCCTTTCCGTCTCAATTTGGACGACGAGCTGGAAATCATCGCACAATTGACGTCTGACCAGTGGCAAGACCACTTCGAGTTTCACGCCAAATGTTTCGAAGAAGATTCTACCGAGCAAGAAAGAAAAGACTTCATCCAATTCGCAAAATCCCTCATCAAAGCGGACAACAAAGTGAGTGATGACGAGCACAAATTTTACATCCTACTGAAAAACCTTTGGAATTTAAAATAA
- the tpiA gene encoding triose-phosphate isomerase, whose translation MRKNIVAGNWKMNKTYAEAQELMAQLLEYKKNNTTNCEVFIAPPALYLASAKEVFKNGEVGVYAQDVSEYASGAYTGEISVDMLASIDADGSLVSHSERRTFHGETDSHANRKVKALLDKGLTPIYCNGEKLEERKSGRHFEVVKNQTETALFTLSAEEIKKVVIAYEPVWAIGTGETATAEQAQEVHAYIRSLIADKYGKDVADEISILYGGSVKPDNAKEIFSQPDVDGGLIGGAALKIEDFTKIIEGFNS comes from the coding sequence ATGAGAAAGAACATTGTTGCAGGAAACTGGAAAATGAACAAAACCTACGCTGAAGCACAAGAATTGATGGCTCAGCTTTTAGAATACAAAAAAAACAACACCACCAACTGCGAGGTTTTCATCGCTCCGCCAGCATTGTATCTGGCTTCTGCTAAAGAAGTTTTCAAAAATGGCGAAGTGGGCGTTTATGCTCAGGACGTTTCAGAATACGCGAGTGGCGCGTACACAGGCGAGATTTCTGTGGATATGCTGGCATCCATCGACGCAGACGGAAGTTTGGTGTCGCACTCCGAGAGAAGAACGTTCCACGGCGAAACCGACAGCCACGCAAATAGAAAAGTGAAAGCCCTTTTGGACAAAGGCCTCACGCCAATCTATTGCAACGGCGAGAAGTTAGAAGAGAGAAAATCCGGAAGACATTTCGAGGTTGTAAAAAACCAAACCGAAACCGCACTTTTCACCTTATCCGCAGAGGAAATCAAAAAAGTCGTGATTGCCTACGAACCAGTTTGGGCCATCGGAACCGGCGAAACAGCCACTGCAGAACAAGCGCAGGAAGTCCACGCCTACATCAGAAGCCTGATTGCTGACAAGTACGGCAAAGACGTTGCAGACGAAATTTCCATCCTTTACGGCGGAAGTGTGAAGCCAGATAACGCCAAAGAAATCTTCTCCCAACCCGACGTAGACGGCGGTTTGATTGGAGGCGCCGCGCTAAAAATCGAAGATTTCACAAAAATCATAGAAGGATTCAATTCATAA
- the mce gene encoding methylmalonyl-CoA epimerase, protein MKIEHLGIAVKSLSDSDDLFARLLGKSNYKQESVEREGVTTSFYELGESKIELLEASNPESPIAKFLDKKGEGIHHIAFGVENIQAEIERLKKEGFIFISEEPKQGADNKLVVFLHPKSTNGVLIELCQEKP, encoded by the coding sequence ATGAAAATAGAACACCTTGGCATCGCCGTGAAGTCTCTTTCAGATTCAGATGATTTATTTGCCCGACTTTTGGGGAAATCAAACTACAAACAGGAATCTGTAGAAAGAGAAGGCGTTACCACCTCTTTTTATGAACTTGGCGAAAGCAAAATAGAACTTCTGGAAGCTTCAAACCCCGAAAGTCCAATCGCCAAATTCCTCGACAAAAAAGGCGAAGGAATCCATCATATTGCCTTCGGTGTAGAAAATATCCAAGCAGAGATAGAAAGATTAAAAAAAGAAGGCTTCATTTTCATCTCCGAAGAACCCAAACAAGGTGCTGATAACAAATTAGTTGTCTTCCTTCACCCAAAATCTACCAACGGTGTCTTGATAGAATTGTGTCAAGAAAAACCCTAA
- a CDS encoding putative peptidoglycan-binding domain-containing protein encodes MKKLILLTSMTFVVSSCKRNEARPQEEKPPLVIVDSFPIIKTDTLRIDLGYQHKYDSLMIVSFRKDLKIDSLYSDNQKLAKDLLHKKLIIKNAQYYLNITVKNPKQDKFLKGWMRRALYQETK; translated from the coding sequence ATGAAAAAATTAATTTTACTTACATCGATGACATTTGTAGTTTCATCCTGCAAAAGAAATGAAGCAAGACCGCAAGAAGAAAAACCACCTTTGGTAATTGTCGATTCATTTCCGATTATTAAAACCGACACTTTACGAATCGATTTAGGCTATCAGCATAAATATGACTCATTGATGATTGTATCATTCAGAAAAGATCTTAAAATCGACAGCCTTTATTCCGACAATCAGAAACTAGCGAAGGATCTGCTGCATAAAAAACTCATCATAAAAAATGCTCAATATTATCTGAATATAACGGTCAAAAATCCTAAACAGGATAAGTTTTTGAAAGGATGGATGCGAAGGGCGCTATATCAGGAAACTAAATAA
- a CDS encoding glycosyl hydrolase 108 family protein: MADFKIAYKKTNANEGGWNHVKGDTGGETYCGIARNHWPDWKGWPIVDAFKKKNGIKHGQKINDPELERLKMEFYKTKFWDVVGGDKTEDQNTADTLYDFGVNSGQSRSIQNIQEVLGLPKTGKITSELIKAINNPTSYLL; this comes from the coding sequence ATGGCTGATTTCAAAATAGCATACAAAAAGACCAACGCTAATGAAGGTGGTTGGAATCACGTGAAAGGTGACACCGGAGGCGAAACATACTGCGGAATTGCGCGAAACCACTGGCCTGATTGGAAAGGTTGGCCAATCGTTGATGCTTTCAAAAAAAAGAATGGCATCAAACACGGGCAGAAGATTAATGATCCGGAACTGGAAAGATTAAAAATGGAATTTTACAAAACCAAGTTCTGGGACGTTGTCGGAGGCGATAAAACCGAAGATCAAAATACTGCTGATACTTTGTATGATTTCGGAGTGAATTCGGGGCAGTCTAGAAGTATTCAGAATATTCAAGAGGTTTTGGGGCTTCCTAAGACTGGAAAAATAACAAGTGAGCTAATCAAAGCTATCAATAATCCAACATCTTATTTACTATGA